In Pseudarthrobacter phenanthrenivorans Sphe3, one genomic interval encodes:
- a CDS encoding amidohydrolase family protein: protein MMTHGDTTGDFEKSEGWLDWYDGPSTPTFRLPEGSVDAHCHVFGPGGQFPYAPQRKYTPCDASAYQLFALRDQLGFDRNVIVQATCHGSDNRALVDALQRSEGRARGVATVRRDVTDDQLAELHEAGVRGVRFNFVKRLVDRVPTDSLEEIVAKIAPLGWHVVIYFEAEDLPELYDFFSSIPTDLVVDHMGRPDVTKDPDGPEFELFLRFMRENTNVWTKVSCPERLSVTGPRALEGEQHAYRDVVPFARRVVEEFPSRVLWGTDWPHPNLKDHMPDDGLLVDYIPQIAATSELQRQLLVDNPRRLYWPEGV from the coding sequence ATGATGACACACGGCGATACCACCGGAGATTTCGAGAAGTCGGAGGGCTGGCTCGACTGGTACGACGGACCGAGCACACCGACGTTCCGGCTGCCAGAGGGCTCTGTAGACGCCCACTGCCATGTGTTCGGGCCGGGCGGGCAGTTCCCCTACGCACCTCAGCGCAAGTACACTCCATGCGACGCCTCGGCGTACCAGCTGTTCGCCTTGCGAGACCAGCTGGGATTCGACCGGAACGTCATCGTACAGGCGACATGCCACGGTTCCGACAACCGGGCCCTGGTCGACGCATTGCAGCGTAGCGAAGGTCGCGCCCGCGGTGTTGCGACCGTCCGCCGTGACGTGACCGACGATCAACTCGCCGAGTTGCATGAGGCCGGGGTACGGGGCGTCCGGTTCAACTTCGTGAAACGTCTGGTCGACCGCGTGCCCACCGACTCGCTCGAGGAGATCGTGGCCAAGATCGCGCCACTTGGATGGCACGTTGTGATCTACTTCGAAGCCGAGGATCTGCCCGAGCTGTACGACTTCTTTTCGTCGATCCCGACCGACTTGGTCGTCGATCACATGGGACGGCCCGACGTTACCAAGGATCCGGACGGTCCCGAGTTCGAACTGTTCCTGCGATTCATGCGTGAGAACACTAACGTGTGGACCAAGGTCTCCTGCCCAGAGCGTCTGTCCGTCACCGGCCCCCGCGCCCTCGAAGGCGAACAGCACGCCTACCGCGACGTCGTCCCCTTCGCCCGCCGCGTAGTCGAGGAGTTCCCCTCCCGCGTCCTCTGGGGAACCGACTGGCCGCACCCCAACCTCAAGGACCACATGCCCGACGACGGGCTTCTGGTCGACTACATCCCGCAGATCGCGGCGACGTCGGAACTGCAACGGCAGCTGCTTGTCGACAATCCTCGCCGCCTCTACTGGCCCGAAGGAGTATGA
- a CDS encoding amidohydrolase family protein, whose protein sequence is MIIDIHGHYTTAPTQLGAWRDLQIAFTEGRTDAPDPATLRISDDDIRETIEANQLKLMNERGSDVTVFSPRASFMAHHIGDLAVSETWARICNDLCARVSELYPERFLMGAMLPQSPGTDPATSVAELTRAVEELGAVTVNLNPDPSGGNWTSPPLTDRSWYPVYEKLVEYEIPAMVHVSTSCNPAFHTTGAHYLNADTTAFMQLLQGDLFGDFPELKLVIPHGGGAVPYHWGRFRGLAMALGKPVIEEHLLNNVFFDTCVYHQPGIDLLTKVVPTENILFASEMIGAVRDVDPRSGHYFDDTKRYVDATTNLNDAQRAQVFEDNARRVYPRLDRALIARGL, encoded by the coding sequence GTGATTATCGACATCCACGGCCACTACACCACAGCTCCAACACAGCTCGGAGCCTGGCGTGATCTGCAGATCGCGTTCACTGAAGGACGCACGGACGCTCCTGACCCTGCGACCCTGCGCATCAGCGATGACGACATCCGTGAGACCATCGAGGCCAACCAGCTCAAGCTCATGAACGAGCGCGGCAGCGACGTCACCGTATTCAGCCCTCGTGCCTCGTTCATGGCCCACCACATCGGAGACCTCGCTGTGAGCGAGACCTGGGCCCGGATCTGCAACGACCTGTGCGCCCGCGTCAGCGAGCTCTACCCCGAACGCTTCCTAATGGGGGCGATGCTCCCACAGTCCCCCGGTACGGATCCCGCGACGAGCGTTGCCGAGCTTACGCGCGCCGTCGAGGAACTCGGCGCCGTCACCGTGAACCTCAACCCCGACCCGTCCGGCGGCAACTGGACGTCCCCGCCGCTGACCGATCGCTCGTGGTACCCGGTATACGAGAAACTCGTCGAATACGAGATCCCTGCGATGGTGCACGTCAGCACGTCGTGCAACCCGGCCTTCCACACGACCGGAGCGCACTACCTCAATGCCGACACCACCGCGTTCATGCAACTACTCCAGGGCGACCTGTTCGGCGACTTTCCCGAGTTGAAGCTCGTAATCCCTCACGGCGGCGGCGCCGTTCCCTACCACTGGGGGCGCTTCCGTGGGCTCGCAATGGCGCTGGGCAAGCCCGTAATCGAGGAGCACCTGCTGAACAACGTGTTCTTCGACACCTGCGTGTACCACCAGCCGGGCATCGACCTTCTCACCAAGGTCGTCCCGACCGAGAACATCCTGTTCGCGAGCGAGATGATCGGCGCCGTGCGCGACGTCGACCCGCGCAGCGGACACTACTTCGACGACACCAAGCGGTACGTCGACGCCACCACCAACCTGAACGACGCGCAGCGCGCGCAGGTGTTCGAAGACAACGCCCGCCGTGTCTACCCACGGCTTGACCGCGCCCTTATTGCGCGCGGGCTCTGA
- a CDS encoding nucleotidyltransferase domain-containing protein has translation MTPSTPTLATRWEPLPPRVVAELLGPSSARWWLSGGVALDHWLGTNTREHDNIDVSTTIADLPQVVQDLPAPFSAWAPSGDGVVPWAEADMDADLQPIRIHDDATGAWVMQVDVEDGTDSLWVYRRDPRLQLPWDRAVIDVDGIPTGAPEVQLVWKALRPRPEDDADKDAVLPELSNEARAWWEHAILTIHPHSSWSIHVRTPFAPGKASWNRTRR, from the coding sequence ATGACCCCATCCACACCCACCCTCGCGACGCGCTGGGAACCCTTGCCCCCTCGAGTCGTGGCGGAGCTGCTCGGGCCGTCATCGGCGCGTTGGTGGTTGTCCGGAGGGGTGGCGCTCGACCACTGGCTCGGCACTAACACTCGCGAGCACGACAATATCGATGTCAGCACGACGATCGCGGACCTGCCCCAAGTGGTGCAGGACTTGCCGGCGCCGTTTAGCGCGTGGGCTCCGTCAGGCGACGGCGTTGTCCCTTGGGCAGAGGCTGATATGGATGCCGATCTGCAGCCGATCCGTATCCATGATGACGCAACGGGGGCATGGGTAATGCAGGTCGACGTCGAGGACGGCACGGATAGCCTCTGGGTTTATCGACGAGATCCCCGACTGCAACTGCCGTGGGATCGTGCGGTGATCGACGTCGACGGCATTCCGACCGGGGCGCCCGAGGTGCAGCTGGTCTGGAAGGCGCTGCGTCCCCGCCCGGAGGACGACGCCGACAAGGATGCGGTACTACCGGAGCTCTCAAACGAAGCCCGCGCCTGGTGGGAACACGCGATTCTAACGATCCACCCGCACTCGTCATGGTCGATCCATGTGCGTACCCCGTTCGCTCCGGGTAAGGCCAGCTGGAACAGGACGAGACGCTAG
- a CDS encoding DUF4913 domain-containing protein — MPEGLGEWDDELEDDAAATEPAEEESQAPELFYPNVAQFVSEKLATTYRRQLNVQGGVTWCPQWWKHAEAISRLEALWRAWEFLRLDSTTGMSVWWRDHADHHMSVLLSTDGPFKGCTPDDGHRSKLAPLPCEEPPAGLF; from the coding sequence ATGCCTGAGGGCTTGGGGGAGTGGGACGACGAACTGGAGGACGACGCGGCAGCAACGGAGCCAGCCGAGGAGGAGTCGCAAGCTCCTGAGCTGTTCTACCCGAACGTCGCCCAATTCGTCAGCGAAAAGCTGGCCACCACCTACCGCCGGCAGCTCAACGTGCAAGGCGGAGTGACCTGGTGCCCGCAGTGGTGGAAGCACGCTGAAGCCATCAGCCGTCTCGAAGCACTTTGGCGTGCCTGGGAGTTCCTGCGCCTTGACAGCACCACAGGGATGAGCGTGTGGTGGCGCGACCACGCAGACCACCACATGTCCGTTCTGCTCTCAACAGATGGGCCGTTCAAGGGATGCACCCCGGACGACGGCCACCGCTCCAAACTCGCCCCTCTACCCTGCGAGGAACCACCCGCAGGGTTGTTCTAA
- the ligK gene encoding 4-carboxy-4-hydroxy-2-oxoadipate aldolase/oxaloacetate decarboxylase, with amino-acid sequence MNNLGIVRTNIERPDPTDVKRLSQFGVSTIHEAMGRVGLLRPYIRPAYTGAKLCGPAVTVLLQPGDNWMFHVAVEQVQEGDVIVAGCTTESEDGFFGELLATSLTARGCKGLVIDGGVRDVADLEKMDFPVFSRAVNAKGTVKATLGSVNIPVVVANAVVNSGDVVVADVDGVVVVPRELVRAVADASQKREDNEEAKRMKFREGALGLDVYGMRGPLAKAGLEYVEN; translated from the coding sequence CTGAACAACCTCGGCATCGTCCGCACCAACATCGAACGTCCGGATCCCACGGACGTCAAACGGCTTTCGCAGTTCGGCGTCTCCACTATCCATGAGGCGATGGGGCGAGTCGGGCTCCTGCGCCCCTACATCAGGCCGGCCTACACCGGCGCTAAGCTCTGTGGTCCGGCAGTGACCGTGCTGCTACAGCCTGGTGACAACTGGATGTTCCACGTCGCCGTCGAGCAGGTGCAGGAAGGCGATGTGATCGTCGCCGGCTGCACTACCGAAAGCGAGGACGGCTTCTTCGGCGAGCTGCTCGCCACCTCGCTGACCGCCCGCGGCTGCAAGGGCTTGGTGATCGACGGTGGTGTCCGCGACGTCGCCGATCTGGAGAAGATGGATTTCCCGGTGTTCTCCCGCGCTGTCAACGCCAAAGGCACGGTCAAGGCCACCCTCGGATCGGTGAACATCCCCGTAGTGGTCGCGAACGCCGTGGTGAACTCTGGCGACGTGGTCGTGGCCGACGTCGACGGCGTCGTGGTTGTCCCGCGCGAGCTTGTCAGAGCGGTGGCAGACGCCAGCCAGAAGCGCGAGGATAACGAGGAAGCCAAACGCATGAAGTTCCGCGAGGGCGCCTTGGGCCTGGATGTCTACGGCATGCGCGGGCCTCTCGCCAAGGCCGGCCTGGAATACGTGGAGAACTGA
- a CDS encoding type IV secretory system conjugative DNA transfer family protein, whose protein sequence is MGAPSSGKRSRMDGETILLWVFITVVVLGVGSIAGAVHLGSMLSGDGQKLPANPFELVFGLLSQKVTWPAAATWVLIGFGVLIILVAVLVVRAVLRKRSKRSRVDAAAQHMAKGRDLRALSLRGATATAERLGVKGSPGVPVGKTVRGGQMVYGSWEDMHIDIWGPRTGKTTSRAIPAILAAPGAALVTSNKRDIVDGTRDVRAAEGPVWVFDPQSVALEEPTWWWNPLSYVTDEVKAARLADHFAAGSRGPDAKTDAYFDPAGQDLLAGLLLAAALDGQPITQVHTWLTRPADDEAVDILKAHGFIQTSNAVGGVINAPEKQRGGVYGTALQMASCLTNRQVARWVTPQGEKDERPQFDPAEFVRSKGTLYSLSKEGKGTAGPLVTALTVATVEAAEELAVHSPGGRLATPMVGVLDEAANVCRWRELPNLYSHYGSRGIVLMTILQSWSQGVEVWGRDGMRKLWSASNIKVYGGGVAEAEFLNELAQLVGEYRYSNMTRSRSKQGTSYSHDDDRKERTLDVSDLAAFPRGRAIMFASGAPAALLETVPWMSGSQADAVRASIAAHDPANKPAAAIAGGNRWIAAGASDA, encoded by the coding sequence ATGGGTGCACCAAGCAGCGGCAAACGCTCCCGGATGGATGGCGAAACCATCCTGCTCTGGGTCTTCATCACCGTCGTGGTGCTCGGTGTCGGCTCCATTGCCGGGGCCGTGCACCTGGGGTCAATGTTGTCCGGTGATGGGCAGAAGCTGCCGGCGAACCCGTTTGAATTGGTCTTCGGTCTGCTCTCGCAGAAGGTGACGTGGCCCGCGGCTGCCACCTGGGTGCTGATCGGCTTCGGCGTCCTCATCATTCTCGTGGCCGTTCTGGTGGTGCGTGCGGTGCTGCGCAAACGGTCCAAGCGTTCGCGTGTGGACGCCGCCGCCCAGCACATGGCCAAAGGCCGAGACCTGCGCGCCCTGAGCCTGCGCGGGGCCACGGCCACCGCCGAACGGCTCGGAGTGAAAGGCTCACCCGGCGTCCCGGTCGGCAAGACCGTCCGGGGAGGGCAGATGGTCTACGGCTCCTGGGAAGACATGCACATCGACATCTGGGGACCCCGCACGGGCAAGACGACCTCCCGGGCGATCCCGGCGATCCTCGCCGCCCCGGGAGCGGCGTTGGTGACCTCGAACAAGCGGGACATCGTTGACGGAACACGCGACGTCCGCGCTGCCGAGGGCCCGGTTTGGGTCTTCGACCCGCAGTCCGTTGCGCTCGAGGAACCCACTTGGTGGTGGAACCCCCTGAGCTACGTCACGGACGAAGTGAAAGCGGCACGCCTGGCCGACCACTTCGCAGCCGGTTCCCGCGGCCCGGACGCCAAAACGGACGCCTACTTCGATCCCGCCGGCCAGGATCTCCTCGCCGGGCTCCTGCTCGCCGCAGCCCTCGACGGCCAGCCGATCACGCAGGTCCACACCTGGCTGACCCGGCCCGCTGACGATGAAGCAGTGGACATCCTCAAGGCCCACGGCTTCATCCAGACCTCCAACGCCGTGGGCGGCGTCATTAACGCACCGGAGAAGCAACGCGGCGGCGTGTACGGCACGGCACTGCAGATGGCCTCCTGCCTCACCAACCGCCAAGTAGCCCGATGGGTTACACCCCAGGGTGAGAAGGACGAGCGGCCCCAGTTCGATCCGGCAGAATTCGTCCGATCCAAGGGAACGCTGTACAGCCTTTCGAAGGAAGGCAAGGGCACCGCCGGCCCGCTGGTGACTGCCCTGACCGTGGCCACGGTCGAGGCCGCCGAAGAACTCGCCGTCCATTCACCCGGCGGCCGGTTGGCCACACCCATGGTCGGTGTCCTGGACGAAGCAGCCAACGTCTGCCGCTGGCGCGAACTGCCGAACCTCTACAGCCACTACGGATCCCGGGGCATCGTCCTGATGACCATTCTCCAGTCCTGGTCCCAAGGCGTTGAAGTGTGGGGCCGCGACGGGATGCGCAAGCTCTGGAGCGCCTCCAACATCAAGGTTTACGGCGGCGGGGTCGCCGAAGCCGAGTTCCTGAACGAGCTCGCGCAGCTCGTGGGGGAATACAGGTACTCCAACATGACCCGAAGCCGCTCCAAACAGGGCACTTCCTACAGCCACGACGACGACCGCAAGGAACGCACCCTGGACGTGTCGGATCTGGCCGCGTTTCCCCGCGGCCGGGCCATCATGTTCGCTTCCGGCGCCCCCGCTGCACTGCTGGAGACGGTGCCCTGGATGAGCGGTTCACAGGCTGATGCGGTACGCGCCTCCATCGCCGCGCACGACCCTGCGAACAAGCCCGCAGCCGCAATTGCGGGAGGGAACCGATGGATCGCCGCGGGAGCCTCTGATGCCTGA
- a CDS encoding Gfo/Idh/MocA family oxidoreductase, whose translation MRVAVVGAAGAFGMKHLDGLMNIPDVEVTVVSGTRLEPTQAVAEKYGVENAVVGLDAVLERDDVDAVILATPTGLHASQTQAVLAAGKHVQVEIPLADSIVDAEAALEAAESSNRVAMVGHTRRFNPSHQLVHNRIASGEFHVQQMDVQTYFFRRTNTNAKGEARSWTDHLLWHHAAHTVDLFAYQAGKIVHANAIQGPIHPELGIAMDMSIQLKSESGAICTLSLSFNNNGPFGTFFRYIGDTETYIARYDDLYNGREEPIDVSHVAVSMNGIELQDREFISAIREGREPNSSLRHVIDCYRVLGSLEKQLS comes from the coding sequence ATCCGTGTGGCCGTCGTCGGCGCCGCAGGCGCCTTCGGCATGAAACATCTCGACGGCCTGATGAACATCCCCGATGTCGAGGTAACCGTCGTCAGCGGCACGCGGCTCGAACCGACCCAGGCAGTTGCCGAGAAATACGGCGTCGAGAACGCCGTTGTCGGCCTGGACGCCGTGCTCGAGCGCGACGACGTCGACGCGGTGATCCTTGCGACGCCCACGGGGCTCCACGCGTCTCAGACCCAGGCGGTGCTCGCCGCCGGCAAGCACGTGCAGGTCGAGATTCCGTTGGCCGACTCGATCGTGGACGCCGAGGCAGCGCTCGAGGCGGCTGAATCATCCAATCGCGTCGCAATGGTCGGCCACACCCGCCGCTTCAACCCCTCGCACCAGTTGGTGCATAACCGGATCGCGTCAGGGGAGTTCCACGTGCAGCAAATGGACGTGCAGACGTACTTTTTCCGCCGCACCAACACGAACGCGAAGGGCGAGGCCCGGTCCTGGACCGACCACCTGCTATGGCATCATGCCGCGCACACCGTTGACTTGTTCGCCTACCAGGCAGGCAAGATCGTGCATGCGAACGCGATCCAGGGCCCGATCCACCCTGAACTCGGCATCGCGATGGACATGTCGATCCAGCTCAAGAGCGAGTCGGGCGCGATCTGTACACTGTCGCTGTCGTTCAACAACAACGGGCCGTTCGGCACGTTCTTCCGCTACATCGGCGACACCGAGACCTACATCGCGCGTTACGACGATCTCTACAACGGCCGTGAGGAGCCGATAGACGTGTCGCATGTCGCTGTCAGCATGAACGGTATTGAGCTGCAGGATCGTGAATTCATTTCGGCTATCCGCGAGGGACGCGAGCCGAACTCCTCGCTTCGCCACGTGATCGACTGCTACCGAGTGCTCGGCTCGCTTGAGAAGCAGCTGTCGTGA
- a CDS encoding LysR family transcriptional regulator yields MMFTDLNQLRTFVTLYELRSVTGAAKRLHVTQPTVSYSLKRLRERFGDELFCREGNDMVPTAKATQLFGPLHNALAQIDATVMGSDVFEPTGFSGELFLGLTSIGEQTFLPPIMTALGRAGADPRIQVERLDSDEVEGGLIRGTIDLALTVSRIATPRLWRTHVRSVEYVALSSGSHPLPATGPDMFEGRRFVRVSARGGHVYPVQALTEHDLMSQVVLTMEEYGTVPAVLEATDLVVLLPRHVAGVFCGWFPRLRIAELPWSGHSTPVELYTRREASLSQAQRWFRSLVLDAVAADEYKS; encoded by the coding sequence ATGATGTTCACCGACCTCAACCAGCTCCGGACATTCGTCACGCTCTACGAGCTGCGCAGCGTCACGGGCGCCGCCAAACGACTGCACGTGACACAGCCCACGGTCAGTTATTCCCTGAAGCGGCTGAGGGAGCGGTTCGGCGACGAGCTGTTCTGTCGCGAAGGGAACGACATGGTGCCGACCGCGAAGGCGACGCAACTGTTTGGGCCCCTACACAACGCCTTGGCACAAATAGACGCGACCGTCATGGGATCGGACGTATTCGAACCGACCGGATTCAGCGGCGAACTCTTCCTCGGACTCACCTCGATCGGCGAGCAGACGTTCCTCCCACCGATCATGACCGCCCTCGGGCGGGCCGGCGCCGATCCGCGAATTCAGGTAGAACGGCTCGATTCGGACGAGGTCGAGGGCGGGCTAATCCGCGGCACCATCGATCTGGCACTGACCGTGTCGCGGATCGCTACACCGCGGCTGTGGAGGACGCACGTGCGTTCGGTCGAATACGTGGCTCTGTCGTCCGGGTCGCATCCACTGCCCGCGACCGGGCCTGACATGTTCGAGGGGAGGCGCTTTGTACGGGTCTCCGCCCGTGGCGGGCACGTATATCCTGTGCAGGCGCTGACCGAACACGACTTGATGTCCCAGGTCGTGCTGACCATGGAGGAATACGGCACCGTGCCCGCCGTGCTCGAGGCGACGGATCTGGTCGTTCTGCTGCCTCGACATGTAGCGGGGGTGTTCTGTGGCTGGTTCCCCCGCCTTCGCATCGCCGAGCTGCCCTGGTCCGGGCACAGCACGCCGGTGGAATTGTACACGCGGCGCGAGGCCAGCCTCTCGCAGGCGCAGCGATGGTTCCGCTCGCTGGTGCTTGATGCGGTTGCGGCGGATGAATACAAGTCATAG
- a CDS encoding protocatechuate 4,5-dioxygenase subunit alpha/beta → MTLDKPYNDVPGTTIFDADQARKGYNLNQFCMSLMKPENRERYLADRGAYLDEWPLNPVQRQAVLDIDLNTCIAEGGNIYFLAKIGATHGLSFQQMAGSMTGMSEAAYRDMMIGGGRRPEGNRLKDLDGWTPPEPGEKAETVRQDAPAQYTSALFTSHVPAIGAAMDLGKTEEPYWKKVFSGYEWTREWAKENLPDVVILVYNDHATAFDSSIIPTFVLGTGAEYPVADEGYGPRPVPDVKGYPELAAHIAQSVIQDDFDLTLVNEMVVDHGLTVPLSLVYGDVEEWPVRVIPLAVNVVQYPVPSGRRCYELGRALRRALDKWDGEPLNVQIWGTGGMSHQLQGPRAGLINEEWDNAFLDHLIADPVGLTEWQHMEYVDEAGSEGIELVDWLIARGAMDDQFGGESPEVNHRFYHVPASNTAVGHLVLTNQTD, encoded by the coding sequence ATGACACTCGACAAACCATACAATGACGTCCCTGGCACCACCATCTTTGATGCCGACCAGGCCCGAAAGGGCTACAACCTAAACCAGTTCTGCATGTCGCTGATGAAACCGGAGAACCGCGAACGGTATCTGGCCGACCGCGGTGCGTACCTGGACGAGTGGCCTCTCAACCCGGTGCAGCGCCAGGCGGTGCTCGACATCGACCTCAACACCTGCATCGCCGAGGGCGGGAACATCTACTTCCTGGCCAAGATCGGCGCCACTCACGGCCTGAGCTTTCAGCAGATGGCCGGCTCGATGACGGGCATGTCTGAGGCCGCGTACCGAGACATGATGATCGGCGGTGGGCGCCGCCCGGAGGGAAACCGCCTCAAGGACCTCGACGGATGGACGCCTCCTGAGCCCGGCGAGAAGGCGGAGACGGTGCGGCAGGATGCTCCGGCGCAGTACACCTCGGCACTATTCACCTCGCACGTGCCGGCGATCGGCGCAGCGATGGACCTCGGTAAGACCGAGGAGCCGTACTGGAAGAAGGTGTTCTCCGGGTATGAGTGGACGCGAGAGTGGGCCAAGGAGAACCTGCCCGACGTCGTCATCCTGGTGTACAACGACCACGCCACAGCCTTCGACTCCTCGATCATCCCGACCTTCGTACTCGGCACCGGCGCGGAGTACCCGGTCGCGGACGAGGGCTATGGCCCCCGCCCTGTGCCCGACGTCAAAGGCTATCCCGAGCTGGCCGCACACATCGCCCAGTCCGTGATCCAGGATGACTTCGACCTCACGCTCGTCAACGAGATGGTCGTGGATCACGGCCTCACGGTGCCGCTGTCGCTTGTGTATGGCGATGTCGAGGAATGGCCCGTCAGGGTCATCCCCCTCGCCGTGAACGTTGTGCAGTATCCGGTGCCGTCCGGACGTCGCTGCTACGAACTCGGGCGTGCGCTCCGCCGCGCGCTGGACAAGTGGGACGGTGAGCCGCTCAACGTTCAAATTTGGGGAACCGGCGGCATGAGCCACCAGCTGCAGGGCCCCCGCGCTGGCCTCATTAACGAGGAGTGGGACAACGCATTCCTGGACCACCTCATCGCCGACCCCGTGGGCCTGACAGAATGGCAGCACATGGAGTACGTCGACGAGGCCGGTTCCGAGGGCATCGAGCTAGTCGACTGGCTCATCGCGCGCGGTGCGATGGATGATCAGTTCGGAGGCGAGAGCCCCGAGGTGAATCACCGCTTTTACCACGTGCCCGCGTCGAACACCGCCGTCGGCCACCTTGTTCTCACGAACCAGACCGACTGA
- a CDS encoding SIR2 family protein, with protein MTPRTIDPRISLALSVQAQPGVYALLIGSGTSTGAGIPTGWGVINDLVRQAAAAEGTTLSADPADEEIDEWWVNHGDGNELGYSGLLESLGRTPAARSALLHSYFEPNDEDRADNRKVPGKAHHAIAELVQRGAIRVILTTNFDSLIEQALDQASVPYQVLSSESAIKARKPLHHADCTVIKLHGDYKSLDQKNTLAELTDYGQATREILHEVMENFGLIINGWSADWDKALVEALEGRQSRRYPLYWTTLYGPGPAAAALIEQHGAAVISGVTADEFFPDLQQRLESLDSLAAPQLTEDMAIARLKRLLPYRESYIEICELLTSEIRTLASYIRERGGSFPPGGDYATAFDNECLSLRNRSQTLIRLIATGVAFDRDRIHGDLWVWAVQQLMKARGQVSSFQEGWFNLAHYPALLALRAIAMIAVTEDREDVFIRAASEPKWKDAYSGRDPEPAFLVLQDERVVSYDLAKAAPRWNGTQWMYPQSELISDDMQALIGHLVGSGDDYKKAFCQAEYRMALAHVFLTTRSSRPSAGKYCYAATRGGDKNMWQKDFELNGDRQAWRWLPSPDGEADPFATKLDELATVLARLERW; from the coding sequence ATGACTCCGCGCACCATCGATCCCCGCATCAGCCTCGCACTGTCCGTACAAGCCCAGCCCGGTGTTTATGCCCTCCTTATCGGTTCCGGAACTTCCACCGGGGCCGGGATCCCCACAGGCTGGGGAGTCATCAATGACTTGGTGCGCCAAGCCGCAGCAGCAGAGGGCACAACACTGAGTGCTGACCCCGCCGACGAGGAAATAGATGAATGGTGGGTTAACCATGGTGATGGCAACGAGCTCGGATACTCCGGGCTCCTTGAATCACTAGGCCGAACGCCTGCCGCCCGCAGCGCACTCCTGCACAGCTACTTCGAACCAAACGACGAGGATAGAGCGGACAACCGCAAGGTGCCCGGTAAGGCACACCACGCAATTGCTGAACTCGTGCAACGAGGAGCCATACGTGTTATCCTCACCACCAATTTCGACAGCCTCATCGAGCAAGCACTAGATCAGGCGTCCGTTCCGTACCAAGTGCTGTCCTCAGAGAGTGCTATCAAAGCGCGAAAGCCACTGCACCATGCTGACTGCACTGTCATAAAGCTTCACGGGGATTACAAGTCACTTGACCAGAAAAACACGCTGGCCGAGTTGACCGACTACGGGCAGGCAACACGTGAAATTCTCCACGAGGTCATGGAAAACTTCGGGCTGATCATTAACGGGTGGTCAGCCGACTGGGACAAAGCATTGGTAGAGGCGCTGGAAGGCCGCCAGAGTCGCCGCTATCCGTTGTACTGGACTACGTTGTATGGCCCAGGGCCTGCGGCCGCCGCGCTGATCGAACAACATGGAGCCGCCGTTATCAGCGGCGTCACCGCCGACGAATTCTTCCCAGACCTGCAGCAACGGCTCGAATCCCTAGATTCTCTTGCCGCACCGCAGCTAACTGAAGATATGGCAATCGCCCGCCTCAAGAGGCTCCTTCCGTACAGGGAGTCCTACATCGAGATATGTGAACTCTTGACCAGTGAAATCAGAACGCTGGCCTCGTACATCCGTGAGCGCGGGGGTTCCTTTCCTCCTGGTGGAGATTACGCAACTGCCTTCGATAATGAATGTTTGTCCCTCCGTAACCGCTCGCAAACTCTGATTCGTCTAATCGCGACCGGTGTGGCATTTGACCGTGACCGCATTCACGGTGACCTTTGGGTGTGGGCGGTTCAGCAGCTCATGAAGGCGAGAGGGCAGGTTTCGTCCTTTCAGGAAGGCTGGTTCAATTTGGCCCATTACCCTGCCCTATTGGCTCTACGGGCCATAGCGATGATTGCTGTCACCGAAGACCGCGAGGACGTGTTTATCCGAGCGGCGAGTGAGCCGAAGTGGAAGGATGCCTATTCCGGCCGCGATCCCGAACCTGCCTTCCTGGTTCTGCAGGACGAGAGGGTTGTTTCCTACGACTTAGCAAAAGCAGCGCCGCGATGGAACGGGACGCAGTGGATGTATCCGCAAAGCGAGCTGATTTCAGATGACATGCAAGCCCTGATAGGCCATCTGGTTGGATCTGGCGACGATTACAAGAAGGCCTTTTGTCAGGCCGAGTACCGCATGGCGTTAGCTCACGTGTTCCTTACTACTCGATCAAGCCGTCCCTCGGCAGGCAAGTATTGCTATGCAGCCACGCGTGGTGGCGACAAGAACATGTGGCAAAAGGACTTCGAACTCAACGGCGACCGTCAGGCGTGGCGTTGGTTACCGTCCCCTGATGGAGAAGCAGATCCTTTCGCCACAAAACTTGACGAACTCGCCACGGTCCTAGCCAGGCTGGAGCGCTGGTAA